A section of the Myxocyprinus asiaticus isolate MX2 ecotype Aquarium Trade chromosome 22, UBuf_Myxa_2, whole genome shotgun sequence genome encodes:
- the LOC127412590 gene encoding BCL-6 corepressor-like protein 1 isoform X2 — protein MQVDPSPMNVGDGGTVSRESSAPTQVSESMVGNPQQTLPHELRGDVPQSQQNKPRTTTDCKTPNVCSETSNSNHCPQVPPAQPHNNDPVFNNDSVSTLMPDRTEFSKGKVDGAGINSSHQWPCGKMVSTKDPVSSIHSGINLNKKTNTLAPTQPVISVPLGFQCSTLFKPSQPVAFLPSSNFSSPLCKITLPPGLGQIAALREATASQFQKDCPAQSPCSSTAPMLKTYPYHFTVGRGPGAEKKPPYSASKVRCDSLSNSKGFQGGAEHKATMSSTALALPVQQATQGSAPPTHYTISPTAAICCSPALANITTQSRLFSLAEKGSTYQGAEKTSLAYLKPKTLSTPEEHNISCPTESRDVPLDLSAKSKRQKSFKDAQNNPSVAMEHRSAETHQKNVTSSKKVHSASFSSAGTYGHHPDTQRNGANKKSFSKLTNHHALEPTASWAKGSSPGSLNNLPGTYVGVASPILASTLRSKDGKSAAFVEDIQTFAKQETISIIDQGEQPICRDRKAPFFVKGAQHNKAGKLATGTCSPGAQGFVPTPLAATANSYPHRKSSGGKRGALFTHPVKSLWQPPSPCVLSQGATLQKRPSQIQTPKTKGTLSCERALFHNSQLSPTKVEDEKWEKAKSPLSNLESIVKQKTLETTALTGENYCNLSAVGSKRPEVASLQNRCQDFTLQQTLSSGSTSFRAIEGQVIKSDRNSPHTEATATLCRQEVTTVPVSKEKGREKQVKQTENLASDGCQKIKSSTPSKKSTFSVGEWKERKLAQQLNDETAKEEKASERIHSSHVKVEGVVLSLLQSQTVEAAEGERKLNGAKEEITSKGKAKATKPKKVRKPPKEETPPDMEKTPPNIQKKTMTKTKKQKDIESPSIQQGSSHKKKDTLPALGKSMLKDGTDPAPKVGGKTRKGKSSPANMEHSVSNKIDSESSPCRNPQVERDSSSLSSPGWPCKESVSQEEASPRLRRGRRRTDEALLRDWSFAAPPTPPPLGPQPTPPPTPPPPVPIRRPRGRPRINPLPEEVDADKDRLSEGGDTSSIKKRKRCKNRKYQNGEYITEKDKVADGEEKLGVEDGEATNEKMGMYPCLSATLTSGVPSPDISPRRTLFTRSGSTLPQESPPAPLLNDKPSGKRKFKSKHLCDADDQKKLKSKRTSLGKHTGTLIPDEDGPVAKKTPIPNTSPKQSSSPLSGKKGTSVKSGILESTPSRPVPPEVRRLIVNKNAGETLLQRAARLGYQEVVLYCLEKDVREVNRRDNAGYTALHEACARGWTHIVEVLLKHGADVNCSAQDGTRPIHDAVAADNLAAVWMLLNHGADPTLATYSGQTAVKLAQSPGMKTFLKEYFTDIEGRTDQDSLQWDFYSSSVFETEQESCWDFLLSQPEDEGGEQVKERDADTDCLLFEFSSEPLLLCYHVQVSLSQGFCNWFLLTDVLKRLKMSARIFRARYPQFEVATIAQAELWKQVSVSQTCTAPDKLQPGEEDDGEATVELVRCMPELQGLLGSSIQILRENEDETSGVTASPCSR, from the exons ATGCag GTGGATCCCTCACCAATGAATGTAGGGGATGGAGGGACGGTAAGCAGAGAGAGCAGTGCCCCTACCCAGGTGTCTGAGAGCATGGTGGGGAATCCACAGCAGACACTGCCTCATGAACTCCGAGGTGATGTACCTCAAAGTCAGCAAAACAAGCCGAGGACAACCACAGACTGCAAAACGCCCAACGTCTGCTCAGAGACCAGCAATTCAAACCATTGTCCCCAAGTTCCCCCTGCCCAACCTCATAACAATGATCCTGTGTTCAACAATGATTCTGTGAGCACGCTGATGCCTGACAGGACTGAGTTTTCCAAAGGCAAGGTTGATGGTGCTGGCATCAACTCCTCTCACCAGTGGCCTTGCGGTAAAATGGTCAGCACAAAAGACCCCGTGAGCTCTATTCATAGTGGTATAAACCTAAACAAGAAGACTAACACACTAGCACCTACCCAGCCTGTGATAAGCGTTCCTTTAGGGTTTCAGTGTTCCACGCTGTTCAAACCAAGCCAGCCTGTTGCTTTCCTTCCCTCCTCCAACTTTTCTTCTCCTCTCTGTAAGATCACCTTGCCTCCAGGGTTAGGTCAAATTGCAGCACTGAGAGAAGCCACAGCTAGCCAGTTTCAAAAGGACTGTCCAGCGCAAAGCCCTTGTTCAAGTACGGCACCCATGCTCAAAACATACCCATACCACTTTACTGTGGGGAGGGGGCCTGGTGCTGAGAAGAAGCCTCCATATTCAGCATCTAAAGTCAGGTGTGACTCTTTGTCCAATAGTAAGGGCTTTCAAGGTGGAGCTGAGCATAAAGCCACAATGTCCTCCACAGCTCTAGCCCTTCCAGTACAACAGGCCACTCAAGGCTCAGCTCCACCAACCCATTACACTATCTCTCCCACTGCTGCCATCTGCTGCAGCCCGGCTCTGGCTAATATCACCACTCAAAGCAGGCTGTTTAGCCTGGCAGAAAAAGGTTCAACATACCAAGGTGCTGAAAAGACCTCATTGGCGTATTTGAAACCAAAAACTCTGTCTACTCCTGAGGAGCACAATATTTCCTGCCCCACTGAGTCAAGGGATGTGCCCCTTGATCTGTCTGCAAAGTCCAAACGACAAAAAAGTTTTAAAGATGCTCAAAACAACCCCTCAGTGGCCATGGAGCATCGTTCTGCTGAGACTCATCAGAAAAATGTCACTAGTTCAAAAAAAGTCCATTCTGCTTCTTTTAGCTCAGCCGGTACATACGGCCATCATCCAGACACCCAGAGAAATGGtgcaaataaaaaatcattttcaaaacTAACAAATCACCATGCTTTGGAACCCACTGCATCCTGGGCCAAAGGTTCATCTCCTGGCTCCTTAAACAACCTGCCTGGTACATATGTAGGAGTTGCAAGTCCGATTCTAGCATCTACCTTACGTAGCAAAGATGGAAAAAGTGCAGCTTTTGTTGAAGATATTCAGACATTTGCTAAACAGGAAACCATCTCGATAATTGACCAAGGAGAACAGCCAATTTGTAGAGATAGGAAAGCACCCTTTTTTGTTAAAGGTGCCCAGCATAATAAAGCTGGTAAGCTCGCAACAGGTACCTGCTCACCTGGAGCACAAGGATTTGTACCCACCCCATTGGCTGCTACAGCAAATTCATATCCCCACCGGAAGTCTAGTGGTGGAAAAAGAGGTGCCCTGTTCACACATCCGGTTAAATCATTGTGGCAACCGCCTTCGCCTTGTGTTCTTTCCCAAGGAGCAACGCTACAGAAGAGGCCAAGTCAGATTCAAACCCCAAAGACTAAGGGCACTCTCAGTTGTGAGAGAGCCCTGTTCCATAACTCCCAGTTAAGCCCAACTAAAGTAGAAGACGAAAAGTGGGAGAAAGCCAAATCCCCCCTATCCAACCTGGAGTCAATAGTGAAGCAAAAAACCCTTGAGACCACTGCACTTACTGGTGAGAACTACTGTAATCTGTCTGCTGTGGGATCCAAGAGGCCTGAGGTGGCCAGCCTACAGAATAGGTGTCAGGACTTCACGTTGCAGCAGACTCTTTCCTCTGGCTCTACTTCATTCAGAGCCATAGAAGGACAGGTCATCAAGTCAGACAGAAACTCTCCACACACAGAAGCCACAGCAACTCTATGTAGACAGGAGGTCACAACTGTTCCTGTGTCCAAGGAAAAGGGACGAGAGAAACAGGTGAAACAGACTGAAAATCTGGCATCTGATGgctgtcaaaaaataaaatccagTACTCCAAGTAAAAAGAGTACTTTCAGTGTAGGAGAATGGAAGGAGAGGAAATTGGCTCAACAGTTAAACGATGAAACGGCAAAAGAGGAGAAGGCATCAGAGAGAATACATTCTTCTCATGTTAAGGTAGAGGGGGTAGTCTTATCCCTCCTTCAGAGCCAGACTGTAGAGGCAGCAGAGGGGGAGAGAAAATTGAATGGAGCCAAAGAAGAGATAACTTCCAAAGGAAAAGCAAAAGCCACCAAGCCGAAAAAAGTAAGAAAACCACCCAAGGAGGAGACACCGCCTGATATGGAGAAAACACCTCCTAATATTCAAAAGAAGACTATGACAAAAACTAAGAAGCAAAAAGATATAGAGAGTCCATCCATCCAGCAGGGCTCCTCCCATAAAAAG AAAGACACATTGCCTGCATTGGGAAAAAGTATGCTGAAAGATGGAACAGACCCAGCCCCCAAAGTAGGGGGAAAGACTCGCAAAGGGAAAAGCAGTCCAGCTAATATGGAGCACTCTGTCTCAAACAAAATAG ATTCTGAGAGCAGTCCATGCAGAAATCCTCAGGTTGAGAGAGACTCAAGCTCTCTCAGCAGCCCAGGTTGGCCTTGTAAGGAATCAGTCTCCCAGGAGGAGGCCTCTCCACGGCTGAGGCGAGGGCGTAGAAGGACCGATGAAGCTTTGCTCCGAGACTGGAGCTTCGCTGCTCCACCTACTCCTCCCCCTCTCGGTCCCCAACCTACACCACCGCCCACCCCACCACCCCCTGTGCCAATCCGCCGACCGCGCGGTAGGCCTCGGATCAATCCTCTTCCTGAAGAGGTGGATGCAGATAAGGATAGGCTCAGTGAGGGTGGAGACACCTCCTCAATAAAGAAAAGGAAACGCTGCAAGAATCGTAaatatcagaatggggaatacaTCACAGAGAAGGATAAGGTGGCAGATGGAGAGGAGAAGCTGGGTGTGGAAGATGGTGAGGCCACTA ATGAGAAGATGGGCATGTACCCTTGTCTCAGTGCCACGCTGACCAGTGGAGTGCCCAGCCCTGACATCAGCCCTAGGCGGACACTGTTCACACGCTCGGGCTCGACACTACCTCAAGAGAGTCCTCCCGCCCCACTGCTTAACGACAAACCCTCTGGGAAGAGGAAGTTTAAAAGTAAACACTTATGTGATGCAGATGATCAGAAAAAG cTCAAGTCTAAGAGAACTAGCTTGGGCAAACACACAGGGACCCTCATACCAGATGAGGATGGTCCTGTTGCCAAGAAAACCCCAATACCTAACACTTCACCCAAGCAGTCAAGCTCCCCACTGTCTGGTAAAAAAGGAACATCCGTGAAATCAGGAATCCTTGAATCTACTCCAAGCCGCCCAGTGCCTCCTGAAGTTCGTCGACTGATCGTGAATAAGAATGCAGGAGAGACACTGTTACAGAGAGCTGCTAGATTAGGTTACCAG gAGGTAGTTTTATATTGCTTGGAAAAGGATGTGCGAGAGGTGAACCGCCGTGACAACGCAGGTTACACGGCACTGCACGAGGCCTGTGCACGTGGCTGGACTCACATCGTAGAGGTGCTGCTAAAACATGGCGCAGATGTTAACTGCAGTGCACAAGATGGAACACG CCCTATTCATGACGCAGTTGCAGCCGATAATCTAGCAGCAGTCTGGATGCTGTTAAATCACGGGGCAGATCCCACACTTGCAACTTACTCTGGTCAGACTGCAGTTAAACTCGCCCAGAGTCCCGGAATGAAAACTTTCCTCAAAG AGTACTTCACCGATATAGAGGGACGAACTGACCAAGATAGTCTACAGTGGGATTTCTACAGTAGTTCTGTGTTCG aAACAGAGCAGGAATCTTGCTGGGACTTTCTATTGTCTCAGCCTGAGGATGAAGGTGGGGAGCAGGTGAAAGAGAGAGATGCTGATACAGACTGTCTTCTGTTTGAGTTCTCCTCTGAGCCCCTCCTACTCTGCTACCATGTTCAAGTATCATTATCGCAGGG TTTTTGCAACTGGTTCTTGCTAACAGACGTGCTGAAGCGGCTAAAGATGTCAGCACGGATTTTCCGGGCTCGGTACCCTCAGTTTGAGGTGGCCACCATCGCCCAAGCAGAGCTGTGGAAACAGGTCTCCGTCAGTCAGACGTGCACAGCCCCTGACAAACTCCAGCCAGGTGAGGAAGATGACGGAGAGGCGACGGTGGAGCTGGTGCGCTGCATGCCTGAGTTACAGGGACTGTTAGGATCCTCCATACAGATCCTCAGAGAAAATGAGGATGAGACATCAGGGGTCACCGCCAGCCCCTGCAGTCGATAG